The window CAGCGAGTCGTTGGCGAACGCCGAGGTCGCGGCCTTCGGCGCGCTGGCCAGCAGGCCGTCGAGCTTGCCGGCGCGGCTCAGGGCCTTCTTCACCTTGGTGATCAACTGGTCGTTGGAGAAGGGTTTGCCAATGTAGACGGATACCCCGGCCTGGATGGCCTGCACCACGTTGTCCTTGTCGCCGCGGCTGGTGACCATGAAGAACGGTGTGGTCTGCAGGCTGTCCTGCTGGCGGCACCAGGCGAGCAGTTCGAGGCCGCTCATTTCCGGCATTTCCCAGTCGCAGAGGATCAGGTCGAAGGCCTGGCGGCCGAGCAGCTGCTGGGCCTTGCGGCCATTCACCGCCTCGTCGATGAGGATGCCGGGGAAATGGCTGCGCAGGCTCTTCTTGACCAGATCGCGGATAAACGGCGCGTCATCGACCACCAGCACACTGACTTTGCTCATCGGCCACTCCTCAGGGAATCGCCGCAAGCATAGCCGCGAGTGCTGGCCAATAGCCAACCGTGCTGCCGGCCGGCTCCGGGCTCAGACCCCGCTGTCGTCCTTGCCCCGGTCGCCCTGCACTTCTTCCTGCATGCGCGTCAGGCCGAGGTGGCGCACGTCGGTGCCGCGCACCAGGTAGATCACCAGTTCGGCGATGTTGCGCGCGTGGTCGCCGATGCGTTCCAGCGAGCGCAGCGCCCAGATCACGTTGAGCACCCGGGAGATCGAGCGCGGGTCTTCCATCATGTAGGTGACCAGCTCGCGCAGCGCGGTCTTGTATTCGCGGTCGATGGTCTTGTCGTACTGCGCCACCGACAGCGCCAGATCGGCGTCGAAGCGGGCGAAGGCATCGAGCGCCTCCTGGACCATCTTGCGCACCTGTTCGCCGATGTGGCGGACCTCGACGTAACCGCGCGGCGACTCGCCTTCCTCGGTGAGGAGGATGGCGCGCTTGGCGATCTTGGTCGCCTCGTCGCCGATGCGCTCGAGGTCGATCACCGACTTGGAGATGCTGATGATCAGGCGCAGGTCGGAGGCGGCCGGCTGGCGGCGGGCGAGGATGCGCAGGCATTCCTCGTCGATGTTGCGCTCCATCTGATTGATCTGGTCGTCGACCTCGCGCACCTGCTGGGCCAGGCCGGAGTCGGCGTCGATCAGCGCGGTGACCGCGTCGTTGACCTGCTTCTCGACCAGGCCGCCCATCGCCAGGAGGTGGCTGCGCACGTCCTCCAGTTCGGCGTTGAACTGCTGGGAGATGTGATGGGTGAGGCTGTCTTTGTTGATCATGGTCGAGCCCTTGCGAAACTGATTAAGGTTCTTTAATTCGTAACCGACCCGGCCCTTTGGAAATTGTGTTGGGCAAGGAGGCGCCGCGCAGACAGTACGATTAGTACGGCAAGCGGCGCCGACGCAGCCCAGCGCGATTTCACATGGCCAGGGGTTAACCGTAACGGCCGGTGATGTAGTCCTCGGTCTGCTTCTTCGCCGGGTTGGTGAACAGCGTGTCGGTGTCGCCGTACTCGATCAGCTTGCCCATGTACATGAACGCCGTGTAGTCGGAAACCCGCGCGGCCTGCTGCATGTTGTGGGTGACGATGACGATGGTGAACTTGGACTTCAGCTCGTAGATCAGCTCCTCGACCTTGAGGGTCGAGATCGGGTCGAGCGCCGAGCAGGGTTCGTCGAGCAGCAGCACTTCCGGCTGCACGGCGATGGTGCGGGCGATCACCAGACGCTGCTGCTGGCCGCCGGACATGCCCAGCGCCGACTCGTGCAGGCGGTCCTTGACCTCTTCCCACAGCGCCGCGCCGCGCAGCGACTGCTCCACGGCCTCATCGAGCACGCGCTTCTGGTTGATGCCCTGGATGCGCAGGCCGTAGGCGACGTTCTCGTAGATGCTCTTGGGGAAGGGATTGGGCTTCTGGAACACCATGCCGACCCGGCGGCGCAGCTCGGCGACGTCCTCGCCCTTGCGGTAGATGTTGCTGCCGTCGAGGTTGATCTCGCCTTCCACCCGGCAGCCGTCGACCAGATCGTTCATCCGGTTGAAGCAGCGCAGCAGGGTCGACTTGCCGCAGCCGGACGGGCCGATGAAGGCCGTCACCCGCTGCTTGGGGATGTCCAGGCTGACGTCGTAGAGCGCCTGCTTGTCGCCGTAGAACAGGCTCAGGCCGGGCACTTCCAGGGCCACGGTTTCTTCGGCCAGATGCAGGCTCTGCTTGTCGCGACCGAGGGCGGACATGTTGATGCCGCGGCTGTGGGTTTCTTGCTGCATGGAGGAACCTCAATGCTTCGTTGTGTGCTTGGGGCGGCTCCGGCGCGCAAGGCCGGAACCACCCATCAGTCGGGTCCAACGCTGGCGCACTCGCGCGGCCAGCGTGGCTTGCTCGCGGACGAGCCTTATCAGTTGTCCAGCGCCTTGTATTTCTCGCGCAGGTGGTTGCGGATCGCCACCGCCGACAGGTTGAGCACGGCGATCACCAGCACCAGCAGCAGCGCGGTGGCGTACACCAGCGGCCGCGCGGCCTCGACGTTGGGGCTCTGGAAGCCGACGTCGTAGATGTGGAAGCCGAGGTGCATGATCTTCTGGTCGAGGTGCAGGTAGGGGTAGTTGCCGTCCACCGGCAGGCTCGGCGCCAGCTTGACCACGCCGACCAGCATCAGCGGCGCGACTTCGCCGGCGGCGCGCGCCACGGCGAGGATCATGCCGGTCATGATCGCCGGGCTGGCCATCGGCAGCACCACCTTCCACAGGGTTTCGGCCTTGGTCGCACCGAGCGCCAACGAACCCTCGCGCAGCGCCCGCGGAATCCGCGCCAGGCCTTCCTCGGTGGCGACTATCACCACCGGCACGGCGAGCAGCGCCAGGGTCAGCGAGGCCCACATCAGCCCGGGGGTGCCGAAGGTCGGCGCCGGCAGCGACTCGGGGAAGAACAAGCGGTCGAGCGAGCCGCCCAGCACGTAGACGAAGAAGCCCAGGCCGAACACGCCATAGACGATCGCCGGGACCCCGGCGAGGTTGTTCACGGCGATGCGGATGATCCGCGTCAGCACGCCCTGCTTGGCGTACTCGCGCAGGTAGACGGCGGCCAGCACGCCGAACGGGGTGACGATCACCGCCATGATCAGGGTCATCATCACGGTGCCGAAAATCGCCGGGAAGATGCCGCCTTCGGTGTTGGCCTCACGCGGGTCGTCGCTGAGGAACTCCCACAGCTTCTTGAAGTAGAAGCCGAGCTTGCTCAGCGCCGACATGCTGTTCGGCTGGTAGGCGTGAACGATATTACCGAGGCCGATCTCCACTTCCTGGCCGTTGGCCGCGCGCATCACCACGCTGTCGCGGTTGAATTGCTGGTGCAGGCCGCTCAGCTCGGTTTCCAGCACCTGATAGCGGGCCTCTAGTTCGGCGCGCTCGGCGGCGATGTCGGCCTGCGCGGCCTCGGTGAGCTGACCATTCAGCTCCAGCTTGCGGCTTTGCAGACGCAGGCGCTCGAGGCCGTGGTTGATCCCGCCGATGTCCTGCTTCTCCAGCTTGGAGACCTGCGCATACAGCGCATCGACGCGCTGCAGGCGCTTTTGCAGCTCGGCCATGGCGGCGACGCCTGCGGCTACTACCTGGCCCTGCTCCTTGATGCTGACCAGGCTGCCGTAGAAGTTGCCCCACTCGCGGCGCTCGAGGGTCACCAGCTCGGCCGGCGTACTCGGTTCATGCAGCCATTCACCGACCACCCAGCTGAAGTCGCTGCCATAGACATCGCGGTTGCCGACCTTGAGCAGCTCGCGGGTCATGAACTCGGAGCCTTCGGCCGGCACTGGCAGGCCGGCGTTCTTCAGCCGCGCGCGCGTCACCTCTTCGGCCTGCACCAGCTCGCCGACGATCGCCACCGGCGCCTGCCCCGGCACCGCGTAGCTGGCCTGCACCAGGTCGGCCGGCCAGAAGTGGCCGAGGCCGCGCACGGCGATCACGGCGAGCAGCCCGATGGTCATGATCACCGCGATCGACACCGCACCACCGCTCAGCCAGACGCCGGGAGCGCCGCTCTTGAACCAGCTTTTCAGGGAATTCTGTTTCACAGTTCAGAACCTTTCATCGATCGCTCCCCTCTCCCGCCCTTCTCTACATGAAGAGAGGGAGAGGGGTTGGGGGAGAGGGCTAGGGCCAGCACGCAATTGCCGACTTCCCCTCTCCCGCCCTGCGGGCACCCTCTCCCCAGAGGGGCGAGGGTCATCGGTTGGCCTGCTGCGCAGGCATGTTTAAAGGGACGCATATTTCTTCCGCAGGCGCTGACGAATCAGTTCCGCCAGGGTGTTCATCACGAAGGTGAACAGCAGCAGCACCAGGGCGGAGAGGAACAGCACCCGGTAGTGCGAGCCGCCGACCTCGGATTCGGGCATCTCCACCGCGACGTTAGCGGCCAGGGTGCGCATGCCCTCGAACAGGTTCATCTCCATCACCGGGGTGTTGCCGGTGGCCATCAGCACGATCATGGTCTCGCCGACCGCGCGGCCCATGCCGATCATCAGCGCCGAGAAGATGCCCGGGCTGGCGGTGAGGATCACCACCCGCGTGAGGGTCTGCCAAGGCGTCGCGCCGAGCGCCAGGGAGCCCAGGGTCAGGCTCTTCGGCACGCTGAACACGGCGTCCTCGGCGATCGAGTAGATGTTCGGGATCACCGCGAAGCCCATCGCCAGGCCGACGATCAGGGCGTTGCGCTGGTCGTAGGTGATGCCTAAGTCGTTGCTGATCCACAGGCGCATGTCGCCGCCGAAGAACCAGGCCTCGAGGTGCGGGCTGACGCCCAGGGCGAACCAGCCGACCGCCAGCACCACCGGAATCAGCAGCGCGCTTTCCCAGCCTTCGGGAATACGCTGACGCCACGACTCGGGCAGGCGCGAGCCGAAGAAACCGGCGAGGAGGATGCCCAGCGGCGTCAGCAGCAGCAGGCTGAAGATCCCCGGCAGGTGGCCTTCGACGTAGGGGGCGAGGAACAGCCCGGCGAAGAAGCCGAGGATCACCGTCGGCAGCGCCTCCATCAGCTCGATCACCGGCTTGACCTTGCGACGCATGCGCGGGGCCATGAAGTAGGCGGTGTAGATCGCCGCGGCGATGGCCAGCGGCGCGGCCAGGAGCATGGCGTAGAACGCCGCCTTGAGGGTGCCGAAGGTCAGTGGCGCGAGACTCAGCTTGGGTTCGAACTCGGCGTTGGCGGCGGTGGACTGCCAGATGTACTTGGGCTCGTCATAGCTCTCGTACCAGACCTTGCTCCACAGCGCGCTCCACGACACTTCCGGGTGCGGGTTGTGCAGGCTGAAGGGCTTGAGCTGGTGCTCGCTCTCGATCAGCACGCGGTTGGCGCGCGGCGACAGGGCCAGCAGCTCGGCGCCCTTGGCCAGCGGCTCGATCAGCAGGGTGCGCTGCGCCGTGCTGTGGAACACGCCCAGTTCGCCGGCGGCATTGCTGGCGATAAAACCCTTGCGCCGCTCTTCCGGCTTGATCTGCTGCACCGCGCTGGCGCCCAGGCGGAAGTCGCGGATGTGCTTCAGGCGCGGCTCGCCGTCCGGGTCGCGGGCCATGAACCACTGACCGATGCCACCCTTGGAGTCGCCCACCAGCAGGGAGATGCCGCCGAGCAACTGGGCGCTGGCGGTGACTTCCGCGGCGGAATCCTCGAGCAGCTTGTAGCGACCGTTGAGGCTCTTGCTGCGCAGGTCGAAGACGTCGGCCTGGGCGCGGCCGTTGATCACATACAGCCACTGCTGGCGTGGGTCGACGTACAGCGCCTTGATCGGCTCGGCGATCTGCGGCAGGACGATGCGCTGCTGCTCCAGGCTGGTCTCGCCGGTGAGCATGTTCTCTTCCTGAGTCAGCGCCAGCAGGTGCAATTCGTTGCCAGTCGAGCCGGCCAGCAGCAGGGTTTCGTCAGTCGCACTGAGGCTGACATGCTCCAGCGCGCGACCCTGCGCATCCAGGTTCAGCGGCGCCTCGCCGTAGGGGTAGGCGATCTGTGGGCTGATGGTCTTCTGATTGTCCGGGTAGGTCACCTTGTAGACATGCTTGAACACCAGCGCGCTGCCGTTGGACAGGCCCAGCGCCAGCAGATTGCTGCCCGGCAGGCCCTGGCCGATCGAACTGATCTGGGTGCCGGCCGGCAACGGCAGGCTGACGCGGTTGAGCTCGGCACCGTTCTTGGCGGCGAAGAACACCACCTCGCCGTTGGCGGCGACGCGCATGCCGACCTGGTTCTGCTCCTCCAGGGCCAGCAGCAGCGGCGCGCCGGCCTGCTGCAACCAGGCTGGAGTCTGCGCCTTGCGCGCCGTCAGTTCGGCGCCCTGGAACAGCGGCACCACCACGTAGGCGAGGTAGAAGAAGATCAGGGTGATGGCGCCGAGCACGGCCAGGCCGCCGACCAGCACATACCAGCGGGTCAGGCGGTCCTTGAGGGCCCGCAAGGAGCGTTTGCGCTTGAGCTCGGGCGTATTGAAATCAATCTGCACGGGCGGGGGATTCGCAGTCATGGGGGAGTTGGCCAGATCGTTCATGGGCACACCCTAACGGCTCCATATGACAAAAAGATTACAGCCTGTTGACGTGCTGAAGCCCACCCAAAGGCAACCCCTTGGGCGGGCTCACGCCAGAGGAGCGGCGGCGCCGCTCCTCGTGGCTTACAGACCGAGGTCTTTCAGCACTTTCTCAGCCACCTTGGCCGGCACCGGGATGTAGCCATCCTTGACCACCACCTGCTGACCGGTCTGCGACAGCACCAGCTTGATGAACTCGGCTTCCAGCGGCGCCAGCGGCTTGTTCGGCGCCTTGTTGACGTAGACGTAGAGGAAGCGCGACAGCGGATACTTGCCGCTCAGGGCGTTCTGCTCGTTGGCTTCTTCGAGCGCACCGCCTTCGCTCTTGGTCAGCGGCACGGCGCGCACGCTGGCGGTCTTGTAGCCGATGCCGGAGTAGCCGATGCCATTCAGCGACGAGCTGATCGACTGCACCACCGAGGCCGAACCCGGTTGTTCGTTGACGTTGGCCTTGAAGTCGCCTTTGCACAGGGCTTCTTCCTTGAAGTAGCCGTAGGTGCCGGACACCGAGTTACGGCCGAACAGCTGGATCGGCTTGGCCGCCAGGTCGCCGGTCACGCCCAGGTCGCCCCAGGTCTTGACGCCGCTCTTGGCCCCGCACAGACGGGTGGCGGAGAAGATCGCATCGACCTGCTGCACGGTCAGGCCCTTGATCGGGTTGTCCTTGTGCACGAATACCGCCAGGGCATCGACGGCCACCGGGATGGCAGTCGGCTTGTAGCCGTATTTCTCTTCAAAGGCTTGCAGCTCGACGTCCTTCATCTTGCGGCTCATCGGACCGAGGTTGGCAGTGCCCTCGGTCAGGGCCGGCGGCGCGGTGGAGGAGCCGGCGGCCTGGATCTGGATGTTGACGTTCGGGTATTCGCGCTTGTAGGCCTCGGCCCACAGGGTCATCAGGTTGGCCAGGGTGTCGGAGCCGACGCTGGACAGGTTGCCGGAAACGCCCGTGGTCTTGGTGTAGGCCGGGATGGCCGGATCGACAGCAGCAACCGCGCTTGCGGTGGCGACGCCAGCGGCGACGAAAGTCAGGGCCGCCATCAAACGCTTCAGTTTCATGCCTTGCT is drawn from Pseudomonas cavernae and contains these coding sequences:
- a CDS encoding response regulator, with the translated sequence MSKVSVLVVDDAPFIRDLVKKSLRSHFPGILIDEAVNGRKAQQLLGRQAFDLILCDWEMPEMSGLELLAWCRQQDSLQTTPFFMVTSRGDKDNVVQAIQAGVSVYIGKPFSNDQLITKVKKALSRAGKLDGLLASAPKAATSAFANDSLATLTGGRAEVLKPTAVAPRAAAAFAPAAAATSKAPAGSHGQGQLRLPGGTLACVIKALSLKEALLLVKRGELLPQVLESAVLDLQQGEGGAEVARLNGYLHAVAAFEPKPDSDWLQLTLRFVDQDPQKLDYLSRLIARGTAQRHFVPGA
- the phoU gene encoding phosphate signaling complex protein PhoU, coding for MINKDSLTHHISQQFNAELEDVRSHLLAMGGLVEKQVNDAVTALIDADSGLAQQVREVDDQINQMERNIDEECLRILARRQPAASDLRLIISISKSVIDLERIGDEATKIAKRAILLTEEGESPRGYVEVRHIGEQVRKMVQEALDAFARFDADLALSVAQYDKTIDREYKTALRELVTYMMEDPRSISRVLNVIWALRSLERIGDHARNIAELVIYLVRGTDVRHLGLTRMQEEVQGDRGKDDSGV
- the pstB gene encoding phosphate ABC transporter ATP-binding protein PstB, with translation MQQETHSRGINMSALGRDKQSLHLAEETVALEVPGLSLFYGDKQALYDVSLDIPKQRVTAFIGPSGCGKSTLLRCFNRMNDLVDGCRVEGEINLDGSNIYRKGEDVAELRRRVGMVFQKPNPFPKSIYENVAYGLRIQGINQKRVLDEAVEQSLRGAALWEEVKDRLHESALGMSGGQQQRLVIARTIAVQPEVLLLDEPCSALDPISTLKVEELIYELKSKFTIVIVTHNMQQAARVSDYTAFMYMGKLIEYGDTDTLFTNPAKKQTEDYITGRYG
- the pstA gene encoding phosphate ABC transporter permease PstA, which translates into the protein MKQNSLKSWFKSGAPGVWLSGGAVSIAVIMTIGLLAVIAVRGLGHFWPADLVQASYAVPGQAPVAIVGELVQAEEVTRARLKNAGLPVPAEGSEFMTRELLKVGNRDVYGSDFSWVVGEWLHEPSTPAELVTLERREWGNFYGSLVSIKEQGQVVAAGVAAMAELQKRLQRVDALYAQVSKLEKQDIGGINHGLERLRLQSRKLELNGQLTEAAQADIAAERAELEARYQVLETELSGLHQQFNRDSVVMRAANGQEVEIGLGNIVHAYQPNSMSALSKLGFYFKKLWEFLSDDPREANTEGGIFPAIFGTVMMTLIMAVIVTPFGVLAAVYLREYAKQGVLTRIIRIAVNNLAGVPAIVYGVFGLGFFVYVLGGSLDRLFFPESLPAPTFGTPGLMWASLTLALLAVPVVIVATEEGLARIPRALREGSLALGATKAETLWKVVLPMASPAIMTGMILAVARAAGEVAPLMLVGVVKLAPSLPVDGNYPYLHLDQKIMHLGFHIYDVGFQSPNVEAARPLVYATALLLVLVIAVLNLSAVAIRNHLREKYKALDN
- a CDS encoding ABC transporter permease subunit, producing the protein MQQAGAPLLLALEEQNQVGMRVAANGEVVFFAAKNGAELNRVSLPLPAGTQISSIGQGLPGSNLLALGLSNGSALVFKHVYKVTYPDNQKTISPQIAYPYGEAPLNLDAQGRALEHVSLSATDETLLLAGSTGNELHLLALTQEENMLTGETSLEQQRIVLPQIAEPIKALYVDPRQQWLYVINGRAQADVFDLRSKSLNGRYKLLEDSAAEVTASAQLLGGISLLVGDSKGGIGQWFMARDPDGEPRLKHIRDFRLGASAVQQIKPEERRKGFIASNAAGELGVFHSTAQRTLLIEPLAKGAELLALSPRANRVLIESEHQLKPFSLHNPHPEVSWSALWSKVWYESYDEPKYIWQSTAANAEFEPKLSLAPLTFGTLKAAFYAMLLAAPLAIAAAIYTAYFMAPRMRRKVKPVIELMEALPTVILGFFAGLFLAPYVEGHLPGIFSLLLLTPLGILLAGFFGSRLPESWRQRIPEGWESALLIPVVLAVGWFALGVSPHLEAWFFGGDMRLWISNDLGITYDQRNALIVGLAMGFAVIPNIYSIAEDAVFSVPKSLTLGSLALGATPWQTLTRVVILTASPGIFSALMIGMGRAVGETMIVLMATGNTPVMEMNLFEGMRTLAANVAVEMPESEVGGSHYRVLFLSALVLLLFTFVMNTLAELIRQRLRKKYASL
- a CDS encoding phosphate ABC transporter substrate-binding protein PstS family protein yields the protein MKLKRLMAALTFVAAGVATASAVAAVDPAIPAYTKTTGVSGNLSSVGSDTLANLMTLWAEAYKREYPNVNIQIQAAGSSTAPPALTEGTANLGPMSRKMKDVELQAFEEKYGYKPTAIPVAVDALAVFVHKDNPIKGLTVQQVDAIFSATRLCGAKSGVKTWGDLGVTGDLAAKPIQLFGRNSVSGTYGYFKEEALCKGDFKANVNEQPGSASVVQSISSSLNGIGYSGIGYKTASVRAVPLTKSEGGALEEANEQNALSGKYPLSRFLYVYVNKAPNKPLAPLEAEFIKLVLSQTGQQVVVKDGYIPVPAKVAEKVLKDLGL